Proteins encoded by one window of Marixanthomonas sp. SCSIO 43207:
- a CDS encoding helix-turn-helix domain-containing protein, producing MEAIILSTQQYKDLVNRLDDLNKQLEEKQKKPQDTFLDNQEFLQLMNISKRTAQTWRDEGVISFSQIGSKIYYRMSDVQKLLDNNYRKAFSTKRNNY from the coding sequence ATGGAAGCAATCATTTTAAGCACCCAACAGTACAAAGATTTAGTTAATCGTTTAGACGATTTAAACAAGCAATTAGAGGAAAAACAAAAGAAGCCTCAAGACACTTTTTTAGACAATCAAGAATTTCTTCAGCTAATGAACATTAGCAAACGCACCGCCCAAACTTGGAGGGATGAAGGTGTTATTTCATTTTCACAAATAGGCTCTAAAATCTATTATCGTATGAGTGACGTGCAAAAGTTATTAGACAATAACTATCGTAAAGCATTCTCAACAAAAAGAAATAATTACTAA
- a CDS encoding site-specific integrase has product MSSIKVVLRTNKIDKAGLAPLYLRVIKNRKTKFISLSVKLQPNEWDEDKQKVKKNHKTSTRLNAYISRKIADAEGEIADLERRNQSTSARRIKEAIKGKPLINFFEFAYDRCEKLKDTVTLSTYRSYKNNIEKFERFVGHREIMFDDITATTLKDYASHCSSKLGNNNTTINYAFRILNLMFREAKKEDLISNELVPFTKFKVKKNKTTKRYLNDEQFEAFINLEVPQQHKAQVIKDMFIFSVFSGGLRFGDVIELQWKHYDSKNHRITKTIRKTKRQHSIRIGQKAVDILEKYKTQDQKQNDIIFPFAKVDELYFKDREHRSLITNRAISLSNMYLSKMGEELELPFNLSFHISRHTFATRALNNGMRIEHVSKLMDHSDIGITQVYAKIISSELDNAVDKFIN; this is encoded by the coding sequence ATGTCTTCAATTAAAGTAGTATTAAGAACAAACAAGATAGATAAAGCTGGACTTGCACCTCTTTATTTACGAGTAATCAAAAACAGAAAAACTAAATTCATTTCATTAAGTGTAAAATTACAGCCTAATGAATGGGATGAAGATAAGCAAAAAGTAAAGAAGAATCATAAAACTTCAACAAGGTTAAACGCATACATTTCAAGAAAGATAGCAGATGCAGAAGGAGAGATTGCAGACCTTGAAAGAAGAAATCAATCTACATCAGCAAGAAGAATAAAAGAGGCCATTAAGGGTAAACCCTTAATTAACTTTTTTGAGTTTGCTTATGATAGGTGCGAGAAGCTTAAAGATACTGTTACGCTATCTACTTACAGAAGCTATAAAAACAACATAGAAAAATTTGAAAGGTTTGTTGGGCATCGTGAAATAATGTTTGATGATATTACAGCTACAACCTTAAAAGATTATGCATCACATTGCAGTTCTAAATTAGGCAACAATAACACAACTATAAATTATGCGTTTAGAATCCTAAACTTAATGTTTAGAGAAGCTAAAAAAGAAGATTTAATATCCAATGAGCTTGTACCCTTTACCAAATTTAAAGTAAAGAAAAATAAGACTACAAAACGCTATTTAAACGATGAACAGTTTGAAGCCTTTATTAATTTAGAAGTTCCACAACAGCACAAAGCACAAGTTATTAAAGATATGTTTATCTTTTCTGTTTTTTCTGGAGGGTTACGTTTTGGCGATGTTATCGAATTACAATGGAAGCATTACGATAGCAAAAATCACAGAATTACAAAGACGATAAGAAAAACGAAAAGACAGCATAGTATTAGAATAGGTCAAAAAGCGGTTGATATTTTAGAGAAATACAAAACCCAAGACCAAAAGCAAAACGATATAATTTTTCCATTTGCAAAAGTTGACGAGTTATATTTTAAAGATAGAGAACACAGAAGTTTAATAACCAATAGAGCAATTTCATTAAGCAATATGTATTTGAGCAAAATGGGAGAAGAATTAGAACTTCCTTTTAATTTATCTTTTCATATTAGCCGACATACATTTGCTACAAGGGCATTAAACAATGGTATGCGTATAGAACACGTTTCTAAACTTATGGACCATTCAGATATTGGTATAACACAAGTGTATGCAAAAATTATAAGTAGTGAGTTGGATAATGCAGTAGATAAATTTATAAATTAG
- a CDS encoding alpha/beta hydrolase, with the protein MHLKTILFTLTLFIFNNLLAQQKVKDFYYVEPETKNLPVFIRGNLESKKILLYVQGGGAENGIDFGRSDYPKWKNTLEKEVAIAYFDQRGLNRSVKKIDTSKINSTQVLKDIILIAKSLKEKYKTDIYLFGHSMGGVDVLNCLATFPKETTFIKSGIVFNAPITSDFSPERYNYYRPLFLKNIAKEFIQQERDTAYWQEALNWMLKTDSIATIEDSKKWNSYVDRAYKPYKRKIGFGMILKTIFSRPYNPIKYLNNKDNKYVADKLWFAEKELWDNGKQTTLWRLLPKINNNILLITGKYDAVAVPEEMEEAHRHIKKSKLVILPNATHESYLDQPNLFNEVITSFLE; encoded by the coding sequence ATGCATCTTAAAACAATTTTATTCACATTAACTTTATTCATCTTTAACAACTTACTTGCCCAACAAAAGGTAAAAGACTTTTATTACGTAGAGCCAGAAACTAAAAATTTACCTGTCTTTATTAGAGGCAATTTAGAATCCAAAAAAATCCTTCTTTATGTACAAGGAGGTGGAGCAGAGAATGGGATTGATTTTGGACGTTCTGACTATCCAAAGTGGAAAAATACTTTAGAAAAAGAAGTAGCCATTGCCTATTTTGACCAAAGAGGCCTCAACAGAAGCGTAAAAAAAATTGACACTTCTAAAATTAATAGTACACAAGTTCTAAAAGATATTATTTTGATTGCTAAATCTCTAAAAGAAAAATACAAAACAGATATTTATCTTTTTGGCCACAGTATGGGAGGTGTTGATGTATTAAATTGTTTAGCAACATTTCCCAAAGAAACAACTTTTATCAAATCTGGAATTGTATTCAATGCACCAATCACAAGCGATTTCTCACCAGAACGTTATAACTACTATCGTCCGCTTTTCCTTAAAAATATAGCCAAAGAATTTATACAACAAGAAAGGGACACTGCCTATTGGCAAGAAGCTTTGAACTGGATGCTTAAAACAGATTCTATTGCAACCATCGAAGATTCCAAAAAATGGAATTCATATGTAGATAGAGCTTACAAACCGTACAAGAGAAAAATAGGTTTTGGAATGATTTTAAAAACAATCTTTTCTAGACCTTACAATCCGATTAAGTATTTGAACAACAAAGACAATAAATACGTTGCAGACAAACTTTGGTTTGCGGAAAAAGAACTTTGGGATAATGGAAAACAAACAACACTTTGGAGGCTACTACCAAAAATTAACAATAACATTTTATTGATAACTGGAAAATATGATGCAGTGGCAGTACCCGAAGAAATGGAAGAAGCACATAGACATATAAAAAAATCAAAATTGGTAATCTTACCAAATGCTACTCACGAATCTTATTTAGACCAACCGAATTTATTTAACGAAGTGATTACTTCTTTTCTTGAATAA
- a CDS encoding LytTR family DNA-binding domain-containing protein codes for MTPIKTVNSNKNIEQQNEKSLEVYKGSKSIFINHNDIGIIHLSDRIVWITTINNETYQTSFSLTELSNKLSSSIFFRLNRQGIISRKIIKGYNRIGYQKLEILIDNNFPSELNLVVSKYNAPNFKKWLTN; via the coding sequence TTGACACCAATTAAGACAGTTAACTCAAATAAGAACATTGAACAGCAAAATGAAAAGAGTTTGGAAGTTTATAAAGGTTCTAAAAGTATTTTTATTAATCATAATGATATTGGAATAATTCATTTATCAGATAGAATAGTTTGGATAACTACCATAAACAATGAAACTTATCAAACGAGCTTTTCTTTGACTGAATTATCTAATAAACTATCATCGTCAATTTTTTTCCGGTTAAATAGACAAGGAATTATCTCTAGAAAAATTATTAAAGGTTACAACAGAATTGGTTATCAAAAACTTGAGATTTTGATAGATAATAATTTCCCTTCAGAATTAAATTTAGTCGTTTCAAAATATAATGCGCCCAATTTCAAAAAATGGTTAACCAACTGA
- a CDS encoding PIN domain-containing protein, with protein sequence MMNDLDFNIFKAIKQDKKLTEIYLGYQPFGWFFTKAKYSATCTEAVEFTLFDKTICGLLNIENSLSFEEIGEILGFNVIDNPSLNKYKDFAEYEILKEALQSLEEFEMITTGDNSFSYCQLTAIGKEYFQKGKKFKVHTNKRFELYFDNTNNDHSKAKDNFEFLKYVNTVENSINSRINYKDEQLLKSFAENQIPEIYNVERMNSFKDSVLIEKEHKSTTLYAVFLVDAISGKYRTLVYEEYSKTINDYFSTYLRRNKEIANNLFFQVLQKFSFYQNPTSDDYLYTEELIKSQKEIERIISEGKNISEEIANNINQLKFIEPFLFIDRLDTIIKNSEKEVWLMFNKVSKLLIETLSKIIKEINDKYLFIYLPINDDLETELEEFKSKVSESLNSYLIIGKIDEFNVITENSNKTSIYKKEIFPVEINKKSIKYQFVKKHTNVEIKEHIDSFRRDFADEYVEDISNEIDALFAEKINSDDLSKYSTKEIEDIDFKIRPFYNLTEHNLVVSEIRENKLALISAVKNAKNKKIESFISSMLDELKNLDLSDDRKFKTLKEKTNKEKEKFEELESSLFLELEKKFLLKEKEFELIKKRKSIIIDTNILIEEPKIIDVIGSLQNIIFSAKVIDELDSLKNRSETKEKAQGAIREIRKHQKKRYISFNTSKVENLPDDLDKKSSDNMILSVALQYKKRNPILLTNDKGLQIKAEMLEIPAKTIPELTSLLSLSKRNRTNNRKKR encoded by the coding sequence ATGATGAATGATTTAGATTTCAACATATTTAAAGCTATAAAACAAGATAAAAAACTAACTGAAATATATCTTGGTTATCAACCTTTTGGATGGTTCTTTACAAAAGCAAAGTATTCTGCAACTTGTACAGAAGCAGTTGAATTTACATTATTTGACAAAACTATTTGTGGTTTACTAAATATAGAAAACTCGTTAAGTTTTGAAGAAATAGGCGAAATTTTAGGATTTAATGTTATAGACAATCCTTCTCTAAATAAATATAAAGACTTTGCAGAATATGAAATCTTGAAAGAGGCTTTACAAAGTTTAGAAGAATTTGAAATGATAACTACTGGAGATAATTCTTTTTCTTATTGTCAATTGACAGCTATAGGAAAAGAATACTTTCAAAAGGGTAAAAAATTTAAAGTTCATACAAACAAAAGGTTTGAGTTATATTTTGATAATACAAATAATGACCATTCAAAAGCAAAAGATAATTTTGAGTTTTTGAAGTATGTTAATACCGTAGAAAATTCAATTAATTCTAGGATTAATTATAAAGATGAACAGTTGCTAAAATCATTTGCAGAGAATCAAATCCCTGAAATTTATAATGTTGAAAGAATGAATTCTTTTAAGGATTCTGTCCTAATCGAAAAAGAGCATAAATCAACTACATTATATGCTGTTTTTTTAGTTGACGCAATTTCTGGTAAATACAGAACTCTTGTTTACGAAGAATATTCAAAAACAATCAATGACTATTTTTCTACATATTTAAGGAGAAATAAAGAAATAGCAAATAATTTATTTTTTCAAGTTTTACAAAAATTTAGTTTTTATCAAAATCCAACTTCTGATGATTATTTATACACAGAAGAATTAATTAAATCTCAAAAAGAAATTGAAAGGATAATATCTGAGGGTAAAAATATTTCAGAAGAAATCGCTAATAATATCAATCAACTAAAATTTATCGAGCCTTTTTTGTTTATTGATAGATTAGATACAATTATCAAAAATTCAGAAAAGGAAGTTTGGTTGATGTTTAATAAGGTGTCAAAATTATTGATTGAAACATTATCTAAAATAATTAAAGAAATTAACGATAAATACCTTTTTATCTATCTTCCTATTAATGATGATTTAGAAACCGAATTAGAAGAGTTTAAAAGTAAAGTTTCTGAAAGTTTAAATTCATATTTAATTATTGGCAAAATCGATGAATTTAACGTAATAACTGAAAACTCAAACAAAACAAGTATATATAAAAAAGAAATATTTCCTGTAGAAATAAATAAGAAATCAATCAAATATCAATTCGTTAAAAAACATACCAACGTAGAAATAAAAGAACACATTGATTCTTTTAGACGAGATTTTGCCGATGAATATGTGGAAGATATTAGTAATGAAATAGACGCTCTATTTGCTGAAAAAATTAATAGTGATGATTTATCTAAGTATAGCACTAAAGAAATCGAGGATATTGACTTTAAGATAAGACCTTTTTACAACTTAACTGAACACAATTTAGTTGTAAGCGAAATTAGAGAAAATAAATTAGCACTAATAAGTGCTGTAAAGAATGCGAAAAATAAGAAAATAGAATCTTTCATTTCATCAATGTTAGATGAACTTAAAAATTTAGACTTATCTGATGATAGGAAATTCAAAACTTTAAAAGAAAAAACAAATAAAGAGAAAGAAAAATTTGAAGAGCTAGAATCAAGTTTGTTTTTAGAATTAGAAAAGAAGTTTTTACTTAAAGAGAAAGAGTTCGAACTAATAAAAAAGAGAAAATCAATAATAATTGATACAAATATTTTAATTGAAGAACCTAAAATTATAGACGTTATTGGTTCGCTTCAAAATATTATTTTCTCTGCTAAAGTTATCGATGAACTTGATAGTCTAAAAAACAGAAGTGAAACTAAAGAAAAAGCACAAGGTGCAATTCGAGAAATCCGCAAACATCAAAAAAAGAGATATATAAGCTTCAATACAAGTAAAGTTGAGAACTTACCAGATGATTTAGATAAAAAATCATCTGATAATATGATTTTATCTGTTGCATTGCAATACAAAAAAAGAAACCCTATTCTTTTAACTAATGATAAGGGTTTGCAGATTAAGGCAGAAATGTTAGAGATACCTGCTAAAACAATTCCCGAGTTAACATCTTTACTTTCTCTCAGTAAAAGAAATAGAACCAACAATAGAAAAAAACGATAA
- a CDS encoding AAA domain-containing protein — MAYHNNEDIFDDEPIELVIRFKNKAVRTLDKQNKGNFEELKRWIENKSLKCFFQKKNEEEHKVIFHIENKQIELVLKWQEQTFDYKTIINQKSKNAISEIQELKSDEYTVVENCTIKLIDFKKPHRSQRELEDLFNKICKLEISPKSEIENQQEIWDKWIEAQQLILNKNSEALEVLNYDLPIQIHEFLYQFRVKLKQEENPEYNNLYNIISKEPFNLNERIYPDGSLFIRLKDITDVLDRVIQKDFISILERNKQIGCVLKITPYSIKDTLKIRLNNSNIYENEVRKQVFIGISHIKQKFKTDSVLKKQGFSFSKFKVNFEIISENNIVLNSKINKRFNLTFGSQYRKDLKEKELVLPKPHQNVFTLWKNNFRDLKVFYLTLCRIYSSEKVKTKFYLVYEADNEEVVFSESFDARFWTEIKREFYSFDFDTNVNESQQTVAFDFIDYSDLKLKYEKIKSLNKFNIMFSPLNNDFKFKVKIDIVAKKSKKEEFLDKTKQIAGAEFYIDKGNKFEYKKRQVVIGNLNGRNSDYNHYVFNLPYQWPNEKRQTDKFFKFIEEEPKIKSVTPNLRGDQAKISWLHEAMNKITNPKEGLDLKPVNEKIKDFIFDSSKAEEIHKDLSVDGENWNELKRHELLTLNNSQRKAVLSALNCTDLALLQGPPGTGKTTVIAEMIWQMVRVNQEQKILLTSETNLAVDNALEKLLNKNHTLVKPIRFGRASKFEEEGKKYAFERIMKWVDEKYETNDNYENEVLKEDDIEIVEEDFYNNSVQLWMRRIANNSQQSNPKYRSIMKDWAFEMAQPDKEMKILFKDKYFKYANVVGSTSSSAGSPNFGADYQRIFNESKFIETKFGDVEIEKFAKKVKNIIKRYKSDFSGWYAGVNVIDKLKPIEFDTVITDEASKATPPELLLPMCFGRRNIIIGDHRQLPPMLHDKTFKETLESLETTQAKELASEIDKDFVETSQFERLIMHPKVSPTIKSTFNEQYRMHPKINNVIKQFYLDEGGLEPGKPIKENANDPNLNNPFSRHHGFLLNKFINPDIHTIWVNVDEPEELSGTSRINNYEIEAVELVIKLLKKSNGFEEYMKHWQSSNDQIKVQEEQEIGLISFYGHQVSKLKEVALKARNKYDIPIRLNTVDKFQGMERNIIIVSTVRSDKKIENGEIIQNRDIGFAKSPKRLNVALSRAKRLLIVVGNKDMFYRFKDKNGNQIYKNVIDTINNEGIVVDFKDLKKEFGNDE, encoded by the coding sequence ATGGCATACCATAATAACGAAGATATTTTCGATGACGAACCAATCGAACTAGTCATAAGATTCAAAAATAAAGCAGTAAGAACTCTCGATAAACAAAATAAAGGAAACTTTGAAGAATTAAAAAGATGGATTGAAAACAAATCATTAAAATGCTTTTTTCAAAAAAAAAATGAGGAAGAACATAAAGTAATTTTTCACATTGAAAACAAGCAAATAGAATTAGTTCTCAAATGGCAAGAGCAAACTTTCGACTATAAAACAATCATAAATCAAAAATCAAAAAATGCAATATCTGAAATTCAAGAACTCAAATCAGATGAATACACTGTTGTTGAAAATTGCACAATAAAATTAATTGATTTTAAAAAACCTCATCGCTCACAAAGAGAATTAGAAGATTTATTTAACAAAATATGCAAACTTGAAATTTCGCCAAAATCAGAAATTGAAAATCAGCAAGAAATTTGGGATAAATGGATTGAAGCACAGCAACTCATTCTCAATAAAAATTCAGAAGCACTAGAAGTTTTAAACTATGACTTGCCTATACAGATTCACGAATTTCTTTATCAATTTCGAGTTAAATTAAAACAAGAGGAAAATCCTGAGTATAACAACCTATATAATATAATTTCTAAAGAACCTTTCAATTTAAATGAAAGAATATACCCAGATGGTAGTCTTTTTATAAGATTAAAAGATATTACAGATGTATTAGATAGAGTTATACAAAAAGATTTTATAAGCATACTCGAAAGAAATAAACAAATTGGTTGTGTTCTTAAAATTACGCCTTATTCTATTAAAGATACTTTAAAGATAAGATTGAATAATTCGAATATTTATGAAAACGAAGTTAGAAAACAGGTTTTCATTGGTATTAGTCATATAAAACAAAAGTTTAAAACAGACTCTGTTTTAAAAAAACAAGGGTTTTCTTTTTCAAAATTTAAAGTAAATTTTGAGATAATTTCAGAAAACAACATAGTACTCAATTCAAAAATAAATAAGAGGTTTAATTTAACTTTTGGCAGTCAATATAGAAAAGATTTAAAAGAGAAAGAATTGGTTTTACCCAAACCACATCAAAATGTTTTTACACTTTGGAAAAATAATTTTAGAGACTTAAAAGTGTTTTATCTTACTTTATGCAGAATATATAGTTCAGAAAAAGTTAAAACTAAATTCTATCTTGTATACGAGGCAGATAATGAAGAAGTGGTTTTTAGTGAATCATTCGATGCCCGTTTCTGGACTGAGATTAAAAGAGAATTTTATTCATTCGATTTTGACACAAATGTTAATGAATCCCAACAAACTGTAGCTTTTGATTTTATTGATTATTCAGATTTAAAATTAAAATATGAGAAGATAAAATCTTTAAATAAGTTTAATATTATGTTCTCGCCATTAAATAACGATTTTAAATTCAAGGTAAAAATAGATATTGTAGCTAAAAAATCTAAGAAAGAAGAATTTTTAGATAAAACAAAGCAGATAGCCGGTGCAGAGTTCTATATCGATAAGGGTAATAAATTTGAATACAAAAAAAGACAAGTTGTAATTGGTAATTTAAATGGCAGAAATTCGGACTATAATCATTACGTTTTTAATTTGCCTTACCAATGGCCAAATGAAAAACGTCAAACTGATAAGTTTTTCAAGTTCATTGAAGAAGAGCCTAAAATTAAATCTGTAACGCCAAATTTAAGAGGAGACCAAGCAAAAATATCTTGGCTACACGAAGCAATGAATAAAATTACTAATCCAAAAGAAGGATTAGACTTAAAACCAGTGAACGAAAAAATCAAAGATTTTATTTTTGATAGTTCAAAAGCCGAAGAAATTCATAAGGATTTATCAGTAGATGGTGAAAATTGGAACGAGTTAAAAAGGCACGAATTACTAACCTTAAACAATTCTCAAAGAAAAGCCGTTTTATCTGCTTTAAACTGTACAGATTTAGCATTGCTTCAAGGTCCACCAGGAACTGGTAAAACAACAGTAATAGCTGAAATGATTTGGCAAATGGTGAGAGTAAACCAAGAACAAAAAATCCTTTTAACTTCTGAAACAAACCTTGCTGTAGATAATGCTTTAGAAAAATTACTCAATAAAAATCATACACTAGTAAAACCAATACGATTTGGAAGAGCTAGTAAATTTGAGGAAGAAGGAAAAAAATATGCGTTTGAACGAATAATGAAATGGGTTGACGAAAAATATGAAACTAATGATAATTATGAAAATGAAGTTTTAAAGGAAGATGATATTGAAATTGTTGAAGAAGATTTTTATAATAATTCTGTTCAGTTATGGATGCGAAGAATTGCAAATAACTCTCAACAAAGTAATCCGAAGTATAGAAGTATTATGAAAGATTGGGCTTTTGAAATGGCTCAACCAGATAAAGAAATGAAAATCTTATTTAAAGATAAATACTTTAAATACGCGAACGTTGTTGGTAGCACAAGTAGTTCTGCTGGAAGTCCAAATTTCGGAGCGGATTATCAACGAATTTTTAATGAATCTAAGTTCATTGAAACAAAATTTGGAGATGTTGAAATTGAAAAATTTGCAAAAAAAGTAAAAAACATAATTAAAAGATACAAGTCTGATTTTAGTGGATGGTATGCTGGTGTTAATGTCATTGATAAATTAAAACCTATTGAATTTGATACAGTAATAACAGATGAAGCAAGTAAAGCGACACCACCAGAATTATTACTACCAATGTGTTTTGGTCGAAGAAATATCATCATTGGCGACCATAGACAATTACCACCAATGCTTCACGATAAAACCTTTAAAGAAACATTAGAATCACTTGAAACAACACAAGCAAAAGAATTGGCATCTGAAATTGATAAAGACTTTGTAGAAACTTCTCAGTTTGAAAGATTAATAATGCATCCTAAAGTTTCGCCAACCATTAAATCTACATTTAATGAACAATATAGAATGCATCCAAAAATCAACAATGTTATTAAACAATTTTATTTGGATGAAGGTGGTCTAGAACCTGGAAAACCAATAAAGGAAAATGCAAATGACCCAAATCTAAATAATCCATTTTCTAGACATCACGGATTCTTACTTAACAAATTTATAAATCCAGATATTCATACTATTTGGGTTAACGTAGATGAACCAGAAGAATTAAGCGGAACATCAAGAATAAATAATTATGAAATAGAAGCTGTTGAGCTAGTCATAAAACTTCTTAAAAAATCAAATGGATTTGAAGAGTATATGAAACATTGGCAAAGCAGTAACGACCAAATTAAAGTTCAAGAAGAACAAGAAATTGGTTTAATTAGTTTTTACGGACATCAAGTCTCTAAACTAAAAGAAGTCGCCTTAAAAGCAAGAAATAAATATGATATACCAATTCGATTAAATACTGTGGATAAATTTCAAGGTATGGAAAGAAATATCATTATTGTTTCGACAGTAAGGAGTGATAAAAAGATAGAAAACGGAGAGATAATTCAGAATAGAGATATTGGTTTTGCTAAGTCACCAAAACGATTAAATGTAGCACTGTCAAGAGCCAAACGTTTATTAATAGTTGTTGGAAATAAAGATATGTTTTACAGGTTTAAAGATAAAAATGGAAACCAAATTTATAAAAATGTAATTGACACAATCAATAATGAAGGTATTGTCGTTGATTTTAAAGACTTAAAAAAAGAATTTGGTAATGATGAATGA
- a CDS encoding AAA family ATPase — protein MEKSFEELKYMLDANYPLIYLASPEYGRIIQKVRSTAFRKGYTFSTWDIVDGLQIHTKDENSNRLDKVEKHPNNGETKNPDSFLEFLLKGNNENQESKEIFIIEDAHKQFRDEKFVVQLRKLTQYFKALNKHLLLLSPFFKLPIELEKYVTVLNMPLPDKNDLEKRLNVIIREETINEDLKNLILDAGAGLTDVEADLAFRLAKEKVGLNSKDAIRIIASEKEQIIKKSGILDYYHTTENLDSSVGGLDSLKIWLKQRSKAFERKAKVFGLKEPKGMLLLGVPGTGKSLTAKAIATEWNQPLLKLDIGKVFQSEVGSSENNIRNAIMTAEAIAPCVLWIDEIEKGLSSGGGEKDGGTNSRVFSTILTWMQEKSKPVFVVATANNISNLPPELLRKGRFDEIFFIDLPTKKERKNIFEIHLKKNNQLSITDFNPIIEESKYFNGAEIEETVKEAMFKAYIANNEEPEIKLSHLIESAKAIVPLAITMKNKIDGLRDWASTRARPASSDTDKEDLKKDETKTQTLTKREKEEDIF, from the coding sequence ATGGAAAAATCATTTGAAGAGTTAAAATATATGCTTGACGCTAATTATCCACTAATTTATCTAGCGTCACCTGAATATGGACGCATAATTCAAAAAGTTAGAAGCACAGCTTTTAGAAAAGGATATACATTTAGCACTTGGGATATTGTTGATGGTTTGCAAATCCACACTAAAGATGAAAATTCAAATAGATTAGATAAAGTCGAGAAACATCCTAATAATGGCGAAACTAAAAATCCTGATTCTTTTCTTGAATTTTTATTAAAAGGTAATAATGAAAACCAAGAATCAAAAGAGATTTTTATTATTGAAGATGCACATAAACAGTTTCGAGATGAAAAATTTGTGGTTCAATTAAGAAAACTAACACAATATTTTAAAGCACTAAACAAACACTTATTATTGCTATCCCCATTTTTCAAACTACCTATTGAATTAGAAAAATATGTGACAGTTCTAAATATGCCTTTACCTGATAAAAATGATTTAGAAAAAAGGCTGAATGTAATAATTAGAGAAGAAACTATAAACGAGGATTTAAAAAATCTAATTCTTGATGCAGGTGCAGGATTAACAGATGTTGAAGCTGATTTGGCTTTTCGCTTAGCAAAAGAAAAAGTTGGCCTAAATAGTAAAGATGCCATTAGAATTATTGCAAGCGAAAAAGAACAGATAATTAAAAAAAGTGGTATTCTAGATTATTATCATACAACAGAAAATTTAGATTCAAGTGTTGGTGGCTTAGACAGTTTAAAAATATGGTTGAAACAAAGAAGCAAAGCATTTGAAAGAAAGGCGAAAGTATTTGGTTTAAAAGAACCAAAAGGAATGTTGCTTTTAGGTGTTCCTGGAACTGGAAAAAGTTTAACTGCAAAGGCAATCGCAACAGAATGGAATCAACCATTATTAAAATTAGACATAGGTAAAGTATTTCAATCAGAAGTTGGTAGTAGTGAAAACAACATAAGAAATGCTATAATGACAGCAGAAGCAATTGCGCCTTGTGTTTTGTGGATAGATGAAATCGAAAAAGGATTAAGTTCTGGTGGTGGCGAAAAAGATGGAGGCACAAATTCAAGAGTATTTTCAACCATTTTAACTTGGATGCAAGAAAAATCGAAACCAGTTTTTGTAGTTGCAACTGCCAATAACATTAGTAATCTTCCACCTGAACTTTTAAGAAAAGGTCGTTTTGATGAAATCTTTTTTATAGACTTACCAACAAAAAAAGAAAGGAAAAACATATTTGAAATTCATCTCAAGAAAAATAATCAATTAAGTATAACTGACTTCAATCCAATAATTGAAGAATCTAAATATTTCAATGGAGCTGAAATTGAAGAAACTGTAAAAGAAGCAATGTTCAAGGCATACATTGCGAACAATGAAGAACCAGAAATTAAATTGTCTCACCTTATTGAATCAGCCAAAGCAATTGTTCCTCTAGCAATTACAATGAAAAATAAAATTGACGGGTTAAGAGATTGGGCATCAACTAGAGCTAGACCAGCAAGTTCTGATACTGATAAAGAAGATTTAAAGAAAGATGAAACTAAAACTCAAACATTGACAAAAAGAGAAAAGGAAGAAGATATATTTTAG